The sequence GCTCGCGCCGAGGAACGTCTTAGTGCTGCCCAAGAGAATGAAGAGAGTGCCCGGCTGGCATTGGTAAAGAATGAGAGTCTGATCCGCCAGACGTACCAGATTATCGATCAGCCTGAAATTCCATTGCGGGCTGAGTTTTCGCTGACCGGCTTTATTAAGAACATGATCATCTTTGTCGCAATCGGCGTATTCTTATCGGCTAGCCTGATCGGTGGGGGCGCGTTTCTCGATCGCAGTCTTCGCTTCCCAATTGATGTCCAGAACGGTCTTGGCGTGCCATTGCTGGCATTCATCCCAGCAAGCGCTGAGATGCCGAGTCTGACACCTGTGACTACTGCTGTCGAAGCAGATCAGCCTTCACTGCAACCGCAAGTGTAACGGTGCTGCTGTTTATCAGTATGGTCGCATGGCGTTTCACTTCATTACTGGCAAGATAATCTTTGGCTTACACGGTGCAGCCTGATATGTGAGGCGATCCTATGTTTAGATTGCGGAAAAAACAGACCCATGAGATGCCAACAGAGTTGGCATTAACCATCGAGACGGCTGACGGCAATCTGCGCCGCTCCTTCGCCGGTGAGCAGATCGCCCAGATCCGGCGGATGTTAACTGACCTGATCGTCGAGCAGCGTTTGCCGAGTCGGATCGGGTTTACTGCTGCATTGCGAGGCGAAGGTGTAAGTTATATCACGTTGGCCACTGCCGTGACGCTGGCTCACGATACCGGTAAGCGGGTTTGTGTTGTGGAGCTGAACTGGCTCGCGCCGGGTATGTTGAGCGTGCTTAATCCACCGCCGGCGCAACAAAAAGGTAGCCGACGTCGTGAACCACCGCCTGCTCCGTGTCCACTCCCCACTCTTCCTGGTGTTGCTGAGGTGTTGCGTGGTCAGGCAACCCTCGCCGAAGCGTTACTAGCGACAAATTATGCCGGTCTCTTTCTATTACCGGCCGGATTGGCGTCGGCTCATCAGCGGCCATTGCTCGCTCGTGGCAATGAGCTTCGGACACTTGTTGAGACCCTGGATGAGCAGTTCGACCACGTGTTGTTCGATTTACCGACGGTGATCGAGACTAGCGATACGCTGGCGTTAGCGGCTTTGACCCAGGCCTGTACGCTGGTGGTGCGGCAGGGAGTAACACCGATAACCGAAGTTCAACGTGCCCTCAACGATATAAAGCACATACCGGTATTGGGAGTTATTCTCAATCAGGCTCAGATTGCCACTCCACGCTGGATCCTGCGCCTGATCCCTCAGGAGTAGCTATGAAGTTCTTCGTTGCTTTTCTGGTGTTGTGTCTGTTCATCGGTGTTCTTACCCCGCACTGGCGTCTGCGTGATCTGGTGATGATCATAATCGGCTTGAGTGCGCTGGTGGTTGCCGGCTACTACTTCTTTAACCTGATTTAACCGGTAAGCAAGTTGCGTAACCGGTGGAAACTTCTATGCTTGATCTTCTTATTCCGCGTTATCCTGATGTCATAACGGTTGCCCGGCGTAATGAACGCCGCTGGTGGATCCTCTTCCTGGTGGT comes from Chloroflexus sp. Y-396-1 and encodes:
- a CDS encoding CpsD/CapB family tyrosine-protein kinase, translated to MFRLRKKQTHEMPTELALTIETADGNLRRSFAGEQIAQIRRMLTDLIVEQRLPSRIGFTAALRGEGVSYITLATAVTLAHDTGKRVCVVELNWLAPGMLSVLNPPPAQQKGSRRREPPPAPCPLPTLPGVAEVLRGQATLAEALLATNYAGLFLLPAGLASAHQRPLLARGNELRTLVETLDEQFDHVLFDLPTVIETSDTLALAALTQACTLVVRQGVTPITEVQRALNDIKHIPVLGVILNQAQIATPRWILRLIPQE